One Halobacterium wangiae genomic window, GACGGCCACCCGTGCCGTGTGTCCTCGAGCCGTCCGCGGCGAAGCGGGTAAGTGGACGCCCGGGTAAGGGGGAGTCGTGCGACTCGACGACTACATCGAGGGGCTCCAGCCGGACGAGGAAGCCGAGCGACGGCGCCTTGCCGACGAGAAGTCCTACGAGATCCTGGACTACGTCGAGGAGGTGGCCTCCGGGGTGGAGTCGGCTATCCAGGGGGACACCCTCTACGGCGCCACGGCGCCCTCGGTGTTCGTCGGCCGGTCCTCCTACCCGGACGTCTCCGCGGGCATCCTCTCGCCGGTCGGCGGGGACGCCGACCCCTCGGAGTTCGCCGCGAGCGGGGAGTGGTACCAGCGCGGCCTGGGCATCGACAACGTCCTCCAGTACCGCACCGGCCTGCTGAACTCCCGGCGGGCGGCGAACGTCAACGTCCACGACGTCTGGGACGGCTTCGTCGGCACCCAGCGCGAGGTGGCGATGGCAGACCGCCCCGTGGACGTCGAGATCGGTCTCTCGGACACCCCCGAGTTCGACCCAGAGGAGTACACGAACCCGGCGGCGAACGCGCCCTCCGGGCCGAACGCGACCGCGGACTCCGCGGACCTCGCGGAGAACCCCCACGTCCCCCGCTACGTCGAGAAGACCCTCGAGGACGACGACTGGGCGGCCCAGGGCGCGATGACCTACCTCTACCGGCGCGGCCTCGACGTCTACGACGTCAACCGCGTGCTCTCCGTGGGCGCGCTCGGCCAGGGCGAACACCGACGACTGGTGCCCACGCGGTGGTCCATCACGGCGGTCGACGACACTATCGGCCAGTACCTCCGGGGGACCATCCGTGACGCCCCGAGTGTCGACCGCGTCACCGTTCACGTCAACGAGTACATGGGGAACCGCTACTGGGTGGTGCTCGCGCCCGGGAACTGGGAGTACGAACTCGTGGAGATGAAGGCCCCCGGCAGCATCTGGAACCCCGACCCACACGGCGACATCTGGATGGGGAGCGCCAGCGAGGGCTTCGAGGGGCGCTCGGGCTACGTCGACGAGACGGCGGGCGCCTACTACGCCGCGCGTCTCGGCGTCCTCGAACACCTCTCGGAGACGGGTCGGCAGGCCAAGGCGCTGGTCCTACGGGAGGTCAGCGACGACTACTGGGCGCCGGTGGGCGTCTGGCAGGTCCGGGAGAGCGTGCGCAACGCGTTCGACACCGAACCCGGCGAAGCTGAGACGTTCCACGGCGCCGTCCGCGACATCGCCGACCACCTCC contains:
- the nreA gene encoding DNA repair protein NreA, which encodes MRLDDYIEGLQPDEEAERRRLADEKSYEILDYVEEVASGVESAIQGDTLYGATAPSVFVGRSSYPDVSAGILSPVGGDADPSEFAASGEWYQRGLGIDNVLQYRTGLLNSRRAANVNVHDVWDGFVGTQREVAMADRPVDVEIGLSDTPEFDPEEYTNPAANAPSGPNATADSADLAENPHVPRYVEKTLEDDDWAAQGAMTYLYRRGLDVYDVNRVLSVGALGQGEHRRLVPTRWSITAVDDTIGQYLRGTIRDAPSVDRVTVHVNEYMGNRYWVVLAPGNWEYELVEMKAPGSIWNPDPHGDIWMGSASEGFEGRSGYVDETAGAYYAARLGVLEHLSETGRQAKALVLREVSDDYWAPVGVWQVRESVRNAFDTEPGEAETFHGAVRDIADHLPVSLADLRRKSSMVAGVQSDLSSFT